A single region of the Fundulus heteroclitus isolate FHET01 unplaced genomic scaffold, MU-UCD_Fhet_4.1 scaffold_63, whole genome shotgun sequence genome encodes:
- the LOC105923706 gene encoding uncharacterized protein LOC105923706 translates to MDSKEESLCLSLIITVQIVVVVILLLLSTLIDLLKRVKIVSNVIIPALENPKVLGTLTLTVIVVHKFSTPPTTTVLVVVIATLWLHWLSVTIGPNQTCTDSKAEGKRLAVVVKEQSTLLPSQNGCLPLYKIPPEEKQIDIKGCKSFTFGEKSRNCNRNIMVLGASGAGKSTVINAMVNYVLGVRWEDSFRFKLVDEGQSKSKVQGQTSEITLYKLYHQEGFRVNYSLTIVDTPGFGGNGGIDRDKEITEQLRDLFTNQEGVGEIDAVCFVVQAAITELTSTQRYVFDSALSIFGKDVAENIRVLVTYADEQQLPVLEAIKVSGVPFPQSNDGLPFHFIFNNSVLFASNKFSAIRRTIGLNKKTFEFWKMGTKSMASFFDSLTDIRTIRLTMTKEVMEERKQLENVAEELQKKVKLGLAELEEIRMTKEKLQEHEAEIRQNENFEFHISMTKTEQVDISHTEQYITNCLQCHDDVVKLIAEAAKCLNRLKEIVLNPKPLTTPEYINMLMKGEEQEAKPGWKERLQSLEKMKEKADIIAKVEKGEKLLAYQ, encoded by the exons ATGGACAGCAAAGAAGAATCACTGTGCCTGTCACTGATAATAACTGTCCAGATTGTTGTGGTTGTGATACTCTTGTTACTCTCAACTCTGATAGACTTACTCAAAAGAGTAAAGATAGTTTCAAATGTAATCATCCCAGCATTAGAAAATCCTAAAGTATTAGGAACCTTAACACTGACAGTCATTGTGGTTCACAAATTTTCAACCCCTCCAACAACTACTGTACTGGTTGTCGTTATTGCAACACTTTGGTTGCATTGGCTGTCAGTCACCATAGGACCAAATCAGACCTGCACTGATTCAAAGGCAGAAGGTAAACGACTGGCTGTTGTTGTTAAAGAACAAAGCACTCTTCTGCCATCACAAAATGGTTGCTTACCGCTTTACAAAATTCcaccagaagaaaaacaaattgacATTAAAGGCTGCAAAAGTTTCACTTTTGGAGAGAAATCCAGGAACTGTAATCGAAACATCATGGTCCTTGGAGCCTCAGGTGCTGGGAAGTCCACTGTCATCAATGCGATGGTAAATTACGTTCTAGGCGTTAGATGGGAAGACTCGTTTCGGTTTAAGTTAGTGGATGAAGGCCAGTCAAAGTCAAAAGTTCAAGGTCAGACTTCAGAAATCACGCTGTACAAACTCTACCACCAGGAGGGTTTCAGAGTGAATTACTCTCTGACTATTGTTGACACTCCAGGCTTTGGAGGCAATGGAGGTATAGACAGAGACAAGGAGATCACAGAGCAGCTGCGTGACCTCTTTACTAATCAGGAAGGTGTCGGTGAAATTGATGCCGTGTGTTTTGTTGTTCAGGCTGCTATAACTGAACTGACATCAACACAGAGATACGTGTTTGATTCAGCCCTGTCAATCTTTGGCAAAGATGTGGCAGAAAACATCAGAGTTCTGGTGACGTATGCAGATGAGCAGCAGCTACCAGTTCTAGAAGCCATCAAAGTGTCTGGTGTCCCATTTCCTCAAAGCAATGACGGGCTACCGTTTCACTTCATATTTAATAACTCAGTGCTGTTTGCTTCCAACAAATTCTCAGCAATAAGACGCACGATTGGGCTTAATAAGAAAACCTTTGAGTTTTGGAAGATGGGCACAAAGAGCATGGCCAGTTTCTTTGATAGTCTAACTGACATCAGAACCATAAGACTGACAATGACCAAAGAGGTcatggaagaaagaaaacagctgGAAAATGTCGCTGAGGAGCTACAGAAGAAGGTTAAACTAGGCTTAGCCGAACTTGAGGAAATAAGAATGACAAAGGAAAAACTACAAGAGCACGAAGCAGAGATCAGACAGAATGAGAACTTTGAGTTTCACATTAGCATGACAAAAACCGAACAAGTAGATATTTCTCACACTGAGCAGTACATCACCAACTGTCTGCAGTGTCAT GATGATGTAGTGAAACTGATTGCAGAGGCTGCAAAGTGTCTGAACAGACTGAAGGAAATAGTTCTCAACCCAAAACCCCTTACCACTCCAGAATATATCAACATGCTGATGAAAGGAGAGGAACAGGAGGCCAAACCAGGCTGGAAGGAAAGACTTCAGTCTCtggagaaaatgaaagaaaaggcaGATATCATAGCTAAAGTAGAGAAGGGAGAGAAACTTCTGGCCTATCAGTAA
- the LOC105923904 gene encoding probable G-protein coupled receptor 25, whose protein sequence is MSKNHKWGGSVFRRLDQPPRCTSSPLSMLDEDYLYFYYYDNITGNDTSDHVCLHPGLRGSHIFLPVTYFLIFFSGFWGNVFVIAVVWSKGKRAGRLVDTFVVNLALADLVFVLTLPLWAISAGQNNHWDFGAASDVLCKLSSYIISVNRFSNVFFLTCMSVDRYLATVRMMDLRHLRSSRCVRITCAALWVVSLILGIPFLVYRYLAPFEGGQACQADDSSMLFLGRNLATELLTFVLPALIILLCYGAILKHLYRHRVAAGNARAEARRRHSVKMVLCVMAAFVVSWLPYNTFKSVRILSRLSDFSLSCETTAWLSHGFVVSCCLAFFNSCMNPAIYFFLDHHFRLWARLLFRGCIRKTKAPLSFNAVASFTSSAASGERTQLQTFL, encoded by the exons ATGTCGAAGAA CCATAAATGGGGAGGCAGTGTGTTCAGAAGGTTAGATCAGCCGCCTCGCTGCACATCGTCACCTCTCAGCATGCTGGACGAAGACtatctttatttctattattatgATAACATCACTGGGAACGACACGTCAGACCACGTGTGTCTCCACCCCGGCCTGCGTGGCTCCCACATTTTCCTGCCGGTGACGTATTTCCTGATATTCTTCTCTGGATTCTGGGGCAACGTCTTTGTGATCGCGGTGGTCTGGAGCAAAGGCAAGAGGGCGGGTCGGCTGGTGGACACCTTTGTGGTGAACCTGGCACTAGCCGACCTGGTCTTCGTCCTCACGCTGCCTCTGTGGGCCATCTCCGCCGGCCAGAACAACCACTGGGACTTTGGGGCTGCCAGTGACGTCCTGTGCAAGCTGAGCAGCTATATCATCTCCGTGAACCGCTTCTCCAACGTCTTCTTCCTCACCTGCATGAGCGTCGACCGCTACCTAGCCACGGTGAGAATGATGGATTTGAGGCACCTCAGGAGTAGTCGGTGCGTTCGCATCACCTGTGCAGCCCTCTGGGTGGTCTCCCTCATCCTCGGCATCCCCTTTCTGGTGTACCGATACCTGGCGCCGTTCGAAGGGGGCCAGGCCTGCCAGGCGGATGACAGCTCGATGCTCTTCCTGGGCAGGAATCTGGCCACGGAGCTCCTCACGTTCGTCCTCCCAGCGCTGATCATCCTGCTCTGCTACGGAGCCATCCTCAAACACCTTTACAGGCACCGCGTGGCTGCAGGGAACGCCAGAGCCGAGGCCCGCCGCAGACACTCAGTGAAGATGGTCCTCTGCGTCATGGCAGCGTTCGTGGTGTCCTGGCTGCCCTACAACACCTTCAAGTCCGTCAGGATCCTTTCACGCCTCTCAGACTTCAGTCTGAGCTGTGAGACCACGGCCTGGCTGAGCCACGGCTTCGTCGTCTCCTGCTGCCTGGCCTTCTTTAACAGCTGCATGAACCCTGCCATCTACTTCTTCCTGGACCACCACTTCAGGCTGTGGGCGCGGCTGCTGTTCCGCGGCTGCATCAGGAAGACGAAGGCGCCGCTGAGCTTCAACGCCGTGGCTTCGTTCACCAGCTCTGCTGCGAGTGGTGAAAGAACACAGCTTCAGACGTTCCTGTGA